In the genome of Catharus ustulatus isolate bCatUst1 chromosome 1, bCatUst1.pri.v2, whole genome shotgun sequence, the window CTTTGATTCTCAAGTGTACTTAAGTGCCTAATTaaatgggaattaggaatttgAATTCTTGTGTGGTCCTAAGCCTCGGGGTTTAACTGACTTTGTGACACTCTGTGCCTTGCAGGTGTGGGTATGGCTATGAGAAAAATGGGAAGCATGGCCAAACCAGATGTTTACATTATTAAGGATGGGGACACAATCACCATAAAAACAGAAAGCACCTTCAAAACTTCACAGTTCAGCTTCAAGCTTGGTGAGAAATTTGAGGAAAATACATTAGATGGCAGGAAGACTCAGGTCAGTATACTGGACTTTCTGTTGAAAAAAGGCAATTCTTTGGTGTTTTACAGAGGGAGATGCTATTTTAAAACCTGTTTTGGCATCCACACTAACAATGCTTTATTTGATGAGCAGTTGTCTCTGTAAGTctcattgaaatatttttttaagcatgGATTAAGCAAATTCCAAAGAGGGAGAATGCTGAAATCAATAGTCTTGtgtattttgctgttttcattttgtagcagaagcatttttttcagtaaaactaACAGACCTCTAAATCCCTGTTAAAGCCAAATGCCACTTCATTTGAagcctgtggaaaaaaatgccaTTGATGTTTAATCAGAGGCAATTCAGCCCTAGGGTTAACCTTTCTGCTCTGTCTCATATTTGCATAACAAGAGAGCCTGGTTCAGTGTGGGGTGGGATCACAGACAGCAAGGCAGCCATGTGAATTACAGTCACTAAACTTCAGTTTTAGAAGGCAGAGTTTCTCCTTGCACCTTGTAGGGAGAATATTCATTCCAAAGAAGGTAAAACACAAAGgataaatctcattttctccattttcttgtGCAAGTGCTCTCTGTTTATCACCTTCCTCCCTCCAGCCACAAACTTTCAGTTCATCTATTCCTGCAAGATCAGATAAATGCTACACAAAAGCTCAAAGCCCATGTAACAAAGATTAACAGAGAACATCTTCTGCACTTGTTAACTGGAATTGTGGATGCTGTCTGATGCAAAAATGTGTCAGAGCAGTGAGTTGGTTACTGTAAGAAGAGGATTGATAAAATGTTTAAGAATTTCTGGCTTTGTAGTTGTAAATGATAAAATTATCATTGGGTGAGCTGGGGTGGGAATCTTTCACTTGGAATAATGTATTGAAAAAACTTATTTCCTCATGGGGAAACTATTGATGGTCAGGTTCTTCTTTCAGACCCTTGTCAGCTTAAAAGATGATGGGTCATTGATTCAagagcaggaatgggatggCAAGAAGACCACAATAACAAGGAAGCTAGTGGATGGACAGTTGGTGGTGGTGAGTTCAGTCCCACTTTCTGATCCCCAAATGCTGCTGTTGGTAGCCTGAAATGTAACTCTTAAtgtgtcttttttcccctgttggTCTGTGTTGAGTGGTAAATTAATGAATCTGTCTCTTGATCTTCTAGGAGTGTGACATGAATGGTGTCAAGTGTGTTAGAGTCTACCAGAAAGCATGAGGACGTCTTCAGGTTCAGTAGGAACTTGCTGCAAACAACTCAGTTCAGTGGACAGAGCTCCTTTTCACtccatattttccttttccctgttttctagTATTTCAATGGACTGAGTAGCTGAGTGCAATTGTTTTTAAAGGCCATGATGTAACTGTTATGTAACTATTCTGAACTTAGGctgataaataaaattattgaataTATGAAGTGAAATGTTGTTACTATAGTGGAATTTTCAGTGAGGTTTcaaaaaaaacacaactgaCTTGGTTTTAGGCTCTACTACAATCTGCCTTCAGCACAAAACAAGCCAATATAGCACAAACATCCCTACTTTTTAAGATAGTAAAATCTGAAATTggaacagccccacagcccaaaCTTTGAATGTTTTTTCTAACTTCCATGTGACAAAGTAAATAGAATTGGGTGGGTATAAATATGAGATAAGCTAAATTGGTGTTTAATTAGAGgccagtttggtttttttgtttcaaaccAACAGTTCTCTTAATTTCAATATATATATAGCAGTTAGCCAAAGAACATGATAAATCTAAGCAAGCACATACACACTTTCTTGAAAGGAAGCCTTATTTTAAGAAGACTTTTCCTAGCACAACTCTTATTCCATGTCTAGTAACATTCTAAAAATTCTTAAACAAAATCTGCTGAAATACTGCCTAAAACCtaaagcctcttttttttttttaaacttgtttgaAACACCGAGCAATGGAGTTTTTATGCTTTGAAGTGCCATAATAAATAATCAGAAATATCAGTGTCTTGAGTATTACTTTTATACTGGTTGGGAAACAGAGCCTATAATGCTACTCTTCTGCCAAAGAGATGTCAGATgagacaaaaatttaaaaaatttaggtGAATTTCTGTGATAGCAGACAAGCATGTCCTAAAAGTGAAACTATTTGGTGTTTTCCATGAATTCAGGAGCCTGGGAGCTCATACACAGGTCCTGTTTGCTGCATCTGTCAGTGCAGAATTGATTTGTACTTCTGAGATTTCAGCTGCTCAGTGCAAGTATCATATTATTGAGCTTACTCAAATagaaaattcagttattttgtGTGTTCTGCTAACCATGGAAGGTGactatttctgtaattttggaccatttatctttttcataattttatgaCTATTTATGATCTCATCCCCTTTACTTCTGTCATCTAAGAGCATTTCTTGCCGGAGAGTATTTCTTGCAATTTCTTTCCATGGCATCTTTTTGAATTGtcatttttcacattattttcattttagtatGAACCCTAGAGACAGAGGGTGTATTCTTTTACAGATGTTAGAAATAGAAGGAATCTACCCATAGAAGGAATATGGAAAACACACTGATCTGATAAAGGACCTACTAAATTTCAGATCAGAAATACACTAAACAGCATGGGCATGATAAGAAAAATCCATGATATGAAAATCCTGCCTCCCTTCCTAAAGAGATAGGGCATTCAACTGGGCATTAAGCCTTCTCTGGGGTCACTGGTCTATCACTTACCCCTGCTTGTTTACTCCTGATCCTGGGTAGTGTTAATTGTTTATCTTTCATTAGAATGGAAAAACAGTCCAAAGTCTTTTATAGGACATCCGTTTTGATTACAATGAGATCACTTCTTGtaaaacaaaaggcagaagagTATCTTTTTTAgagtgatttcctttggaaacagAACTTCCAAAGTCTGCATATCTGTGCTCTCCAAATTCAGCCACACATGAAGTAGAGGCTAGAGGTCCCAAAGAGAACTATTCTTCCACAAATGTCATGAAAATACGTGGCATAATGAAGGAGATGGACCATTAAAGAATGTTGGTGATGGAAAGACTGCACATGGAAGTGACACTTTGAcattaaatggaagaaaaacataagCTCTCTTGGCACACCTAAGAAGTTATCTTAAGCACGGAAGCTGACCAATGGTAGGAGGTAGATCAAGAGGAAATTAGAATACTTTAGAGCTAATTCTTCAGAACTACTTAGTCTCAcatgtttatttgctttattttgatgTTAGCTCCAGCCTCAGTTGCCAGTAACTTCAATGTAAGTGTACTGTGACCCAGAACTACCATATATACAACCTGTTTGTGTTAGATTAGACCATACACTTAAAATGACAATTGTTTTGTAGCTCTACAAGCCAAGATTTATAATGCTCAAgacttgaaaatatatttagtttCCAATTTTCTATTATACTAGAAAAAAGCTTCATTCTTTGTGAGTTTATATGCACAGTATTCTCATCAGTGCAAAATAAACAATTGT includes:
- the LOC116999553 gene encoding fatty acid-binding protein 5 isoform X1 yields the protein MAIDALLGKWCLVSSEGFEEYMKELGVGMAMRKMGSMAKPDVYIIKDGDTITIKTESTFKTSQFSFKLGEKFEENTLDGRKTQTLVSLKDDGSLIQEQEWDGKKTTITRKLVDGQLVVECDMNGVKCVRVYQKA
- the LOC116999553 gene encoding fatty acid-binding protein 5 isoform X2 codes for the protein MDAGMPPRGCAVAAGRRGSVQGVGMAMRKMGSMAKPDVYIIKDGDTITIKTESTFKTSQFSFKLGEKFEENTLDGRKTQTLVSLKDDGSLIQEQEWDGKKTTITRKLVDGQLVVECDMNGVKCVRVYQKA